In Arthrobacter ramosus, one DNA window encodes the following:
- a CDS encoding IS630 family transposase, whose translation MANVGRPKAPLELSDEERETLSRWARRSKSAQALATRSKIVLGSAEGLSNMDVGVRCGVEPHTVAKWRRRFLERRLDGLVDDPRPGRPASITSDQVEDVVVATLESTPKNATHWSRAKMAERSGLSKSTIGRIWKAFELKPHRADGFKLSNDPFFVEKVYDVVGLYLNPPESAVVLSVDEKSQVQALARSQPAFPMMPGMPEKRTHDYVRHGTTTLFAALNTADGSVISSLHRKHRAIEFRKFLAKIDAQVPEGLDVHLICDNYQTHKTPVVKTWLQNHPRFHMHFTPTYSSWLNQVERFFGFVTEDLLRRSDHRSVQALESDIRKWVSEWNTNPTPFTWTKTAEQILESIGRLLNRISGAGH comes from the coding sequence ATGGCGAACGTTGGACGGCCGAAGGCCCCACTGGAACTGTCGGATGAAGAGCGGGAAACGCTGTCCCGGTGGGCCCGCAGGTCCAAGTCGGCACAGGCGCTGGCCACGCGCTCCAAGATCGTGCTGGGCAGCGCCGAGGGCCTGAGCAACATGGACGTGGGCGTCCGGTGCGGAGTCGAACCTCATACGGTAGCGAAGTGGCGGCGCCGTTTCCTGGAGCGCCGGCTGGACGGGTTGGTCGATGATCCCAGACCCGGCCGTCCTGCAAGTATCACCAGCGATCAGGTCGAGGATGTCGTGGTTGCGACGCTGGAATCGACGCCGAAGAACGCCACGCACTGGTCAAGGGCGAAGATGGCTGAGCGGTCGGGTCTGTCGAAGTCCACGATCGGGCGGATCTGGAAGGCGTTCGAGCTCAAGCCCCACCGCGCAGACGGGTTCAAGCTCTCGAACGACCCCTTCTTCGTGGAGAAGGTGTACGACGTCGTGGGTCTGTACCTGAATCCGCCCGAATCAGCCGTGGTGCTCAGTGTGGATGAGAAGTCGCAGGTCCAGGCTCTGGCCCGGTCCCAGCCGGCCTTCCCAATGATGCCAGGGATGCCGGAGAAGCGGACCCACGACTACGTCCGGCACGGGACCACAACCCTGTTCGCGGCGCTGAACACCGCGGACGGGTCCGTGATCTCCAGCCTGCACCGCAAACACCGGGCCATCGAATTCAGGAAGTTCCTGGCCAAGATCGACGCTCAGGTCCCCGAGGGCCTGGACGTGCACCTGATCTGCGACAACTACCAGACCCATAAGACGCCTGTTGTGAAGACGTGGCTGCAGAACCACCCGCGTTTCCACATGCATTTCACTCCGACTTACTCATCCTGGCTGAACCAGGTCGAGCGGTTCTTCGGATTCGTCACTGAAGACCTCCTGCGCCGCAGCGACCACCGCAGCGTCCAGGCGCTCGAGTCCGACATCCGCAAATGGGTCAGTGAATGGAACACCAACCCCACACCCTTCACCTGGACCAAGACGGCAGAACAGATTCTCGAATCAATCGGCCGACTTCTGAACCGAATTTCAGGCGCAGGACACTAG
- a CDS encoding DUF3073 domain-containing protein — MGRGRQKAKATKQARDIKYYSPNTDYSALQRELTGPSSRATSRFADDPPEPDYSAYEDKYAQDLEDDDDEVDTRRIG, encoded by the coding sequence ATGGGGCGCGGCCGTCAAAAGGCAAAAGCTACCAAGCAGGCTCGGGACATCAAGTACTACTCCCCGAACACTGACTATTCGGCCCTTCAGCGGGAGCTGACTGGGCCATCAAGTCGTGCGACGAGCCGATTCGCGGACGATCCGCCGGAGCCGGACTACTCGGCTTACGAGGACAAGTACGCACAGGACTTGGAAGACGATGACGACGAGGTAGACACCCGCCGTATCGGATAG
- a CDS encoding septum formation family protein, whose product MGQDNTIPGKNGAGDNESPVDPGSGTGYPGTSGNYPDTGMPGETGPEDGFPSEKGSSLRTALDAITRYRLIIGGIVLAVLILIGVVIWVLVGALANHPVAAPTPVPATSTSRGPLPADVEAKDYQLGDCFADFDSNATKSKVVDCTTDHSAQLGAIFRYKADDTFPGATALRDKGREICRDVMLNEASTKYALLQQNVYPSATSWDNGDRRVDCFIVVNSGNTLKESVLQK is encoded by the coding sequence ATGGGCCAGGACAACACGATCCCGGGCAAAAACGGTGCAGGCGACAACGAGTCGCCGGTAGACCCTGGTTCAGGGACCGGGTATCCGGGGACTTCGGGCAATTACCCGGATACCGGCATGCCTGGCGAAACCGGGCCCGAGGACGGCTTTCCCTCCGAAAAAGGCTCGTCCCTGCGGACTGCCCTGGACGCCATAACGCGGTATCGGCTCATCATTGGCGGCATTGTGCTGGCTGTATTGATCCTCATCGGGGTAGTGATCTGGGTCCTCGTTGGAGCCTTGGCCAACCATCCGGTGGCCGCGCCCACCCCCGTACCGGCCACGTCCACCAGCCGCGGCCCCCTCCCCGCGGACGTCGAGGCAAAGGACTACCAGCTGGGCGATTGCTTCGCCGATTTCGACTCCAACGCCACCAAGTCCAAAGTGGTGGACTGCACCACCGATCACTCGGCCCAGCTGGGCGCCATCTTCCGGTACAAGGCTGACGACACCTTCCCCGGCGCCACTGCCTTGCGTGACAAAGGCCGCGAAATCTGCCGTGATGTGATGCTCAACGAGGCCTCCACGAAGTACGCGCTCCTGCAGCAGAACGTGTACCCGAGCGCCACCAGCTGGGACAACGGCGACCGCCGCGTGGACTGCTTCATCGTGGTGAACTCGGGGAACACACTCAAGGAATCCGTGCTGCAAAAGTAG
- a CDS encoding ArsR/SmtB family transcription factor: MLDPLEVAAEPNRRRLLHLLAAGERTVTELALEFTVSRSAISQHLLLLEQVGLVAARKEGRNRFYRLDNAGMRELRMLFEQFWTAELDMLVADAQNFTTDRLQTTEESS; the protein is encoded by the coding sequence ATGCTCGACCCACTGGAAGTTGCCGCGGAGCCGAATAGGCGGCGTCTGTTGCACCTGCTTGCGGCGGGAGAGCGCACCGTGACGGAGCTGGCACTCGAATTCACGGTGAGCAGATCCGCCATCTCGCAGCACTTGTTGCTGCTGGAGCAGGTAGGCCTCGTTGCTGCCCGCAAAGAAGGACGCAACCGCTTCTACCGCTTGGACAACGCCGGCATGAGAGAACTCCGGATGCTTTTCGAGCAGTTCTGGACCGCGGAGCTGGACATGCTCGTCGCTGACGCACAAAACTTCACCACCGACCGCCTTCAAACAACAGAGGAATCATCATGA
- a CDS encoding TIGR03086 family metal-binding protein, protein MIYDKTVLLPLNVDQAFELITQPARLRRWQTVAARVDLKVGGEYRWTVTPGHHAAGTFIEIEPGKRVVFTWAWEQPEAPADNVSTVAITLEPADGGTTVRFVHEGLPTPEAVAAHSEGWNHYLDRLLAEASTGDAGADEWAAAPADLNELTSADATLAVVQRVLAHVTEADAQTQTPCADFNVSQLLDHLAGSIVSIAKALGAEVADDAGKSPEVRIADLAQPTLEAFYRRGLEGTIDMGFAELPAAIVASILNLEFLVHAWDFSKALGLELSVADELTDYVEVLAQNTISEQVRASGSFAPAQEVAETASSLERLVAFTGRAVHA, encoded by the coding sequence ATGATTTACGACAAGACCGTTCTTCTTCCCCTCAACGTCGACCAGGCGTTCGAACTCATCACGCAGCCTGCACGCCTCCGCCGCTGGCAGACCGTTGCCGCACGCGTCGACCTGAAGGTCGGCGGCGAGTACCGCTGGACCGTTACTCCGGGCCATCACGCAGCCGGAACCTTCATCGAAATCGAACCGGGCAAGCGCGTGGTCTTCACGTGGGCCTGGGAGCAGCCTGAGGCCCCGGCGGACAACGTCTCCACCGTAGCCATCACCCTTGAGCCGGCCGACGGCGGGACCACCGTGCGCTTCGTGCACGAAGGCCTTCCGACGCCGGAAGCCGTCGCAGCCCACTCCGAGGGCTGGAACCACTACCTCGACCGTCTCCTCGCCGAGGCCTCCACGGGCGACGCAGGTGCCGACGAATGGGCCGCGGCCCCTGCCGATCTCAACGAGCTCACTTCTGCGGACGCCACGCTTGCCGTCGTACAGCGCGTGCTGGCGCACGTCACCGAAGCCGACGCGCAGACCCAGACTCCGTGCGCCGATTTCAACGTGTCGCAGTTGCTTGACCACCTTGCCGGCTCGATTGTTAGCATCGCCAAGGCCCTGGGTGCCGAAGTAGCCGACGACGCCGGAAAGTCGCCTGAAGTGCGCATCGCCGACCTCGCCCAGCCCACGCTGGAAGCTTTCTACCGCCGCGGCCTCGAAGGCACCATCGACATGGGCTTCGCCGAATTGCCGGCCGCGATAGTCGCCTCCATCCTCAACCTCGAGTTCCTCGTTCACGCTTGGGACTTCTCCAAGGCCCTGGGCCTTGAGTTGTCGGTTGCGGATGAGCTCACCGACTACGTTGAGGTCCTCGCGCAGAACACCATCAGCGAGCAGGTCCGCGCAAGCGGCAGCTTCGCCCCGGCCCAGGAAGTCGCAGAGACGGCATCCAGCCTGGAGCGCCTGGTCGCTTTCACGGG